A single window of Crassostrea angulata isolate pt1a10 chromosome 8, ASM2561291v2, whole genome shotgun sequence DNA harbors:
- the LOC128160438 gene encoding uncharacterized protein LOC128160438, producing the protein MEKFILELIFTLLCLPLIYAACYYRSAYGNYYCYYYNYYSYSYSSVGTYAGAAVGGIVFLIVVAVVVVCVCAAKNSQRNRVVTMQGGGATVTNVNNVNTIQHPRKNAMVLWCYGAPPPPGYGPGFGQGYSQPSQSMFNDPAYPPNQYPPPKY; encoded by the exons GTCTTCCTCTGATATATGCTGCCTGTTATTACAGAAGCGCTTACGGCAACTACTACTGCTACTATTACAACTACTACAGCTACAGCTACAGCAG TGTGGGTACATACGCTGGTGCGGCCGTTGGGGGAATAGTGTTCCTTATCGTAGTGGCTGTAGTCGTCGTGTGTGTCTGTGCCGCTAAAAATAGCCAGAGGAACCGTGTGGTCACGATGCAAGGAGGCGGGGCCACAGTGACTAATGTCAATAATGTCAACACAATTCAACATCCTCGTAA GAATGCTATGGTGCTATGGTGCTATGGAGCACCCCCTCCGCCAGGATATGGGCCAGGATTCGGGCAAGGATACAGCCAACCCTCTCAGTCCATGTTTAACGATCCCGCCTATCCCCCTAATCAGTACCCTCCCCCAAAATATTAG